A genomic segment from Ruegeria sp. TM1040 encodes:
- a CDS encoding DUF6476 family protein codes for MTHPSEPEDITEPTQLRFLRRLVTTLTVIMVGGVLVVIALLVIRLSDDTHAPQVPADISLPEGATARAVTFGSGWLAVVTTEDQILILDSETGALRQQIQID; via the coding sequence ATGACACATCCTTCCGAACCTGAAGACATTACCGAACCGACGCAGCTGCGTTTCCTGCGCCGTCTCGTGACCACGTTGACCGTGATCATGGTGGGCGGGGTTCTAGTGGTTATTGCGTTGCTTGTCATCCGTTTGTCGGATGATACCCACGCACCGCAAGTGCCGGCAGATATTTCCTTGCCCGAGGGCGCCACCGCGCGTGCCGTGACCTTTGGCAGCGGCTGGCTGGCGGTGGTAACGACAGAAGATCAGATCCTGATCCTCGACAGTGAAACCGGCGCCCTGCGCCAGCAAATTCAGATCGACTAG